One segment of Mycolicibacterium baixiangningiae DNA contains the following:
- the fadD32 gene encoding long-chain-fatty-acid--AMP ligase FadD32: protein MPFHNPFIKDGLIKFPDNGNLVRHVERWAKVRGDKLAYRFIDFSTERDGVERDLSWADFGARNRAIGARLQQVTQPGDRVAILCPQNLDYLVAFFGTLYSGRIAVPLFDPNEPGHVGRLHAVLDDCTPAAILTTTEAAEGVRKFFRTRPANQRPRVIAVDAVPDEVGSTWEPVDITQETIAYLQYTSGSTRIPTGVQITHLNLATNVVQVIEALEAEEGDRGLSWLPFFHDMGLITVLLPVVIGHYISFMTPAAFVRRPGRWIREMARKEGDTGGVISVAPNFAFDHAAARGLPKDGEPPLDLSCVKALLNGSEPISAATVRNFNEAFGPYGFKPQAIKPSYGLAEATLFVSTTPVNESPKIITVDRDELNSHRFVEVPPDSPKAVAQASAGKVGIAEWAVIVDNDSATELPDGQIGEIWISGQNMGTGYWGKEEETQATFRNILKSRTSPSHAEGAADDAMWVRTGDYGAYHGGDLYITGRVKDLVIIDGRNHYPQDLEYSAQEATKALRTGFVAAFSVPANQLPDDVFENAHAGLKRDPDDTSEQLVIVGERAPGAHKLDMGPIADDIRASIAVRHGVTVRDVLLTPAGAIPRTSSGKIGRRACRSAYLDGSLRSGKVANAFPDETD from the coding sequence ATGCCGTTCCACAACCCGTTCATCAAGGACGGTCTCATCAAGTTCCCCGACAACGGGAACCTGGTGCGTCACGTCGAACGATGGGCGAAGGTGCGTGGGGACAAGCTCGCCTACCGGTTCATCGACTTCTCCACCGAGCGTGACGGCGTCGAGCGCGACCTGAGCTGGGCCGACTTCGGCGCCCGCAACCGCGCGATCGGCGCGCGCCTGCAGCAGGTGACCCAGCCGGGTGACCGCGTCGCGATCCTGTGCCCGCAGAACCTCGACTACCTCGTCGCGTTCTTCGGCACGCTGTACTCGGGCCGTATCGCCGTACCGCTGTTCGATCCGAACGAGCCCGGCCACGTCGGACGCCTGCACGCCGTCCTCGACGACTGCACCCCGGCGGCGATCCTGACCACCACCGAGGCCGCCGAGGGTGTGCGCAAGTTCTTCCGCACCCGGCCGGCCAACCAGCGGCCGCGTGTCATCGCCGTCGACGCGGTGCCCGACGAGGTCGGGTCCACCTGGGAACCGGTCGACATCACCCAGGAGACCATCGCCTATCTGCAGTACACCTCCGGGTCGACCCGCATCCCGACCGGTGTGCAGATCACCCACCTGAACCTGGCCACCAACGTCGTCCAGGTGATCGAGGCGCTCGAGGCGGAGGAAGGCGACCGGGGGTTGTCCTGGCTGCCGTTCTTCCACGACATGGGCCTGATCACCGTGCTTTTGCCGGTGGTGATCGGTCACTACATCTCGTTCATGACGCCCGCCGCGTTCGTCCGCAGGCCCGGTCGCTGGATCCGCGAGATGGCGCGCAAGGAAGGCGATACCGGCGGCGTCATCTCCGTTGCGCCCAACTTCGCGTTCGACCACGCCGCCGCCCGCGGTCTGCCCAAGGACGGTGAGCCGCCGCTGGATCTGTCCTGCGTGAAGGCGCTGCTCAACGGCAGCGAGCCGATCTCCGCGGCCACCGTGCGCAACTTCAACGAGGCGTTCGGTCCGTACGGGTTCAAGCCGCAGGCCATCAAACCGTCCTACGGTCTGGCCGAGGCCACGCTGTTCGTGTCGACGACCCCGGTCAACGAGTCGCCGAAGATCATCACCGTCGACCGCGACGAGTTGAACAGCCACCGCTTCGTCGAGGTGCCGCCGGATTCGCCCAAGGCCGTCGCGCAGGCGTCGGCGGGCAAGGTCGGGATCGCGGAGTGGGCGGTGATCGTCGACAACGACAGCGCCACCGAGCTGCCCGACGGCCAGATCGGCGAGATCTGGATCTCCGGGCAGAACATGGGCACCGGGTACTGGGGCAAGGAAGAGGAAACCCAGGCCACCTTCCGCAACATCCTCAAATCGCGGACCAGCCCGAGCCACGCCGAAGGGGCGGCCGACGACGCGATGTGGGTGCGCACCGGTGACTACGGCGCCTACCACGGGGGCGACCTCTACATCACCGGCCGCGTGAAGGACCTGGTGATCATCGACGGCCGCAACCACTATCCGCAGGACCTCGAGTACTCGGCGCAGGAGGCCACCAAGGCCCTGCGCACAGGGTTCGTCGCCGCGTTCTCGGTGCCGGCCAACCAGCTCCCCGATGACGTGTTCGAGAACGCCCACGCGGGTCTCAAGCGCGACCCCGACGACACCTCCGAACAGCTCGTGATCGTCGGCGAGCGGGCACCGGGTGCGCACAAGCTGGACATGGGCCCCATCGCCGACGACATCCGCGCCTCGATCGCGGTGCGCCACGGCGTCACCGTGCGCGACGTCCTGCTGACCCCGGCCGGAGCGATCCCGCGCACGTCGAGCGGCAAGATCGGCCGCCGCGCGTGCCGGTCGGCCTACCTCGACGGCAGCCTCCGCAGCGGGAAGGTCGCCAACGCCTTCCCGGACGAGACGGACTGA
- the culp6 gene encoding carboxylesterase Culp6 yields MPKTSRRKRHRILALAAAGAMALVVVLVVTIIVVVMRRPDTPETALPPTAVPPTSAPTTGKPRPEFQDASCPDVQLLSIPGTWESSPQMDPFNPTQFPIALLLGVTNPLRAEFGNDRLEIYTVPYTAQFHNPFSADKQMSYNDSRAEGTQAAVKALTDMNNRCPLTSFVIVGFSQGAVIAGDIASDVGNGRGPIDQDLLLGVTAIADGRRQTGVGQDVGPTPPGVGAEITLAEVPTLSALGLSMTGPRPGGFGQLNDRVFEICAPGDLICAAPESAFSIVNLPRTLETLAGGAGKPIHAMYATPQFWQVDGQPATGWTLNWARGVIESAPQPKHG; encoded by the coding sequence ATGCCGAAAACCAGCCGACGCAAACGTCACCGCATCCTCGCCCTGGCCGCTGCCGGGGCGATGGCCCTGGTGGTCGTGCTCGTCGTGACCATCATCGTGGTGGTGATGCGCAGGCCGGACACCCCTGAGACGGCGCTGCCCCCCACCGCGGTGCCGCCGACGAGTGCGCCGACGACCGGTAAGCCGCGCCCGGAGTTCCAGGACGCCAGCTGCCCGGACGTGCAACTGCTGTCGATCCCCGGCACCTGGGAGTCGTCGCCGCAGATGGACCCGTTCAACCCGACGCAGTTCCCGATCGCGCTGCTGCTCGGCGTCACCAACCCGCTGCGCGCGGAATTCGGCAACGACCGTCTCGAGATCTATACGGTTCCCTACACCGCCCAGTTCCACAATCCGTTCTCCGCGGACAAGCAGATGTCCTACAACGACAGCCGCGCCGAGGGGACCCAGGCCGCGGTCAAGGCGCTGACGGATATGAACAACCGCTGCCCGCTGACCAGTTTCGTGATCGTCGGGTTCTCGCAGGGCGCGGTGATCGCCGGTGACATCGCCAGCGACGTGGGCAACGGCCGCGGACCGATCGACCAGGATCTGCTGCTCGGGGTGACCGCCATCGCCGACGGTCGCCGCCAGACCGGGGTCGGTCAGGACGTCGGTCCGACCCCGCCGGGGGTGGGTGCGGAGATCACGCTGGCCGAGGTGCCGACACTGAGCGCCCTCGGGTTGAGCATGACCGGCCCGCGGCCGGGCGGCTTCGGACAGCTCAACGACCGGGTGTTCGAGATCTGCGCGCCGGGTGACCTGATCTGCGCCGCCCCCGAGTCGGCGTTCTCGATCGTCAACCTGCCGCGCACGCTGGAGACGCTGGCGGGCGGGGCGGGCAAGCCGATTCACGCCATGTACGCCACCCCGCAGTTCTGGCAGGTCGACGGCCAGCCGGCCACGGGGTGGACCCTGAACTGGGCCCGCGGGGTCATCGAGAGCGCACCGCAACCAAAACATGGTTGA
- a CDS encoding alpha/beta hydrolase-fold protein, producing MMRGLVRAVMAVAVAAGLFAAVGTTSQTTANADPVEYLMVPSAAMGRAIPVAFQGGGPHAVFLLDAFNAAPDVSNWVTAGNAMNTLAGKGISVAAPAGGAWSLYTNWEQDGSRQWETFLSSELPEWLAANKGLAPGGHGIVGAAQGGTGAMMMATFHPDRFRYAGSMSGFMTPSATALNGAITAGLMRFGGVDTRNMWGLPQLGRWKWHDPDVHIQLLANNNTRLWVYSPTTLTCVDPAAMIGYCDQAQGSNRGFYQHYRAVGGGNGHFDFPSAGEHGWGSWGPQLGAMSSDLVAAIR from the coding sequence ATGATGCGTGGGCTGGTGCGAGCGGTCATGGCCGTGGCGGTGGCCGCAGGACTGTTCGCGGCCGTCGGGACCACGTCACAGACCACCGCGAACGCCGACCCCGTCGAGTACCTGATGGTGCCGTCGGCGGCCATGGGCCGCGCCATCCCGGTCGCGTTCCAGGGCGGCGGACCGCACGCGGTGTTTCTGCTCGACGCCTTCAACGCCGCCCCCGACGTCAGCAACTGGGTGACCGCGGGCAACGCGATGAACACGCTCGCCGGTAAGGGCATCTCGGTGGCCGCCCCCGCCGGCGGGGCGTGGAGCCTCTACACCAACTGGGAGCAGGACGGCAGCCGCCAGTGGGAGACGTTCCTGTCGTCCGAGCTGCCCGAATGGCTGGCCGCCAACAAGGGGCTGGCCCCCGGTGGGCACGGCATCGTCGGCGCCGCCCAGGGTGGCACCGGCGCGATGATGATGGCGACGTTCCACCCGGACCGCTTCCGCTACGCCGGGTCGATGTCCGGTTTCATGACGCCGTCGGCGACCGCGCTCAACGGGGCGATCACCGCGGGGCTCATGCGGTTCGGCGGTGTCGACACCCGCAACATGTGGGGCCTCCCACAGCTGGGCCGCTGGAAGTGGCACGACCCGGATGTGCACATCCAGCTGCTGGCGAACAACAACACTCGGCTGTGGGTGTACAGCCCGACGACCCTGACGTGTGTGGATCCCGCCGCGATGATCGGCTACTGCGATCAGGCGCAGGGCAGTAATCGCGGGTTCTACCAGCACTATCGGGCCGTCGGCGGCGGCAACGGCCACTTCGACTTCCCCTCGGCCGGCGAGCACGGCTGGGGCAGTTGGGGGCCGCAGCTGGGGGCCATGTCCTCGGACCTGGTGGCGGCCATCCGCTAG
- a CDS encoding esterase family protein: MSFVGKMRDAVKAMPRRLTIAAAAAAVLPGLVSVAGGSGTAEAFSRAGLPVEYLMVPSAGMGRDIKVQFQSGGANSPGVYLLDGLRAQEDFSGWDINTAAFEWYLDSGLSVIMPVGGQSSFYSDWYKPACGKAGCSTYKWETFLTSELPAYLASTKGVNPNRNAAVGLSMAGSAAMTLAIYYPQQFQYAASLSGFLNLSEGWWPMLVGLSMGDAGGYKSEDMWGPSSDPAWKRNDPMVNIDKLVANGTRVWVFCGNGKPADISGSGQAEGDNFNAKFLESFTLRTNETFQEQYLAAGGRNGVFNFPQAGTHSWGYWGQQLQQMKPDIQRVLGATPQPSPAPAPAPAG; this comes from the coding sequence ATGAGTTTCGTTGGGAAGATGCGCGACGCGGTGAAGGCCATGCCGCGCCGGCTCACGATCGCCGCTGCCGCGGCCGCCGTGTTGCCCGGCCTGGTGAGCGTCGCCGGAGGCTCGGGGACTGCCGAGGCATTCTCACGCGCGGGCCTGCCGGTGGAATACCTGATGGTTCCGTCGGCCGGAATGGGCCGCGACATCAAGGTCCAGTTCCAGAGCGGCGGTGCCAACTCCCCGGGTGTGTACCTGCTCGACGGCCTGCGTGCGCAGGAAGACTTCAGCGGCTGGGACATCAACACCGCCGCGTTCGAGTGGTACCTGGACTCCGGCCTCTCGGTGATCATGCCGGTCGGCGGCCAGTCCAGCTTCTACAGCGACTGGTACAAGCCGGCCTGCGGTAAGGCCGGTTGCTCCACCTACAAGTGGGAGACCTTCCTCACCAGCGAGCTGCCCGCCTACCTGGCGTCCACCAAGGGTGTGAACCCGAACCGCAACGCGGCCGTCGGCCTGTCGATGGCCGGTTCGGCCGCGATGACGCTGGCGATCTACTACCCGCAGCAGTTCCAGTACGCGGCATCGCTGTCGGGCTTCCTGAACCTGTCCGAGGGCTGGTGGCCGATGCTGGTCGGGCTGTCGATGGGCGATGCGGGCGGCTACAAGTCCGAGGACATGTGGGGTCCGTCGAGCGATCCGGCGTGGAAGCGCAACGACCCGATGGTCAACATCGACAAGCTGGTCGCCAACGGCACCCGCGTCTGGGTGTTCTGCGGTAACGGCAAGCCTGCCGACATCAGCGGCAGCGGCCAGGCAGAGGGCGACAACTTCAACGCGAAGTTCCTGGAGAGCTTCACGCTGCGCACCAACGAGACGTTCCAGGAGCAGTACCTGGCCGCCGGTGGTCGTAACGGCGTGTTCAACTTCCCGCAGGCCGGCACCCACAGCTGGGGCTACTGGGGCCAGCAGCTCCAGCAGATGAAGCCGGACATCCAGCGCGTGCTGGGGGCGACCCCGCAGCCGTCCCCCGCGCCCGCACCGGCGCCGGCGGGCTGA
- the zomB gene encoding flagellar motor control protein ZomB codes for MRQSSSAEAVRPPRPSDTVRPARGSDTARRLVRGPAFPYDVTVRVSLWASVVVVTALFGWGAWQRRWIADDGLIVLRTVRNLLAGNGPVFNAGERVEANTSTLWTYLITAGAWVGGSVQLEYVALVFALVLSLVGVVLAMLGTARLYAPGLRGRRALLLPAGVLVYIAVPPARDFATSGLENGLVLAYLGLLWWMLVCWSQGLRNPSGTGRDAVSRPFAAALAFVAGLSVLVRPELALVGVGVLLMMLVAARTWRRRLLIVVAGGLLPVVYQIFRMGYYALIVPGTAVAKDATGAKWPQGFTYLTNFAEPYLLWVPAVLLAVTGVVLLSTRSRPWWIRHQPPPGYGRVARLVQSPATVVLFIVVSGLLQGIYWIRQGGDFMHGRVLLTPLFVILLPVSVIPVVLPDGSRISRETGYLLAGATSVLWLAVAGWALWAANATGMGPDATRVTDTGIVDERRFYAQATGHAHPLTAADYLDYPRMRAVVTALDNTPDGALLLPAGNYDMWDVVPAFPPPPDAGPGYIGPHTVFFTNLGMLGMNVGLDVRVIDQIGLANPVAMHTERLEDGRIGHDKNLFPDWAVAEGPFFKIPPYLPTYLDRDWIAQAEVALKCPATEAMLTSIRAPMTPRRFLSNVVHAYEFTQYRIDRVPRYELIRCGLAVPEPFEPAYTGMPATGP; via the coding sequence GTGCGGCAGTCATCTTCGGCTGAGGCGGTGCGGCCGCCGCGCCCATCGGACACGGTGCGGCCCGCCCGCGGCTCCGACACGGCGCGCCGGTTGGTCCGCGGTCCGGCGTTCCCGTACGACGTGACGGTGCGGGTCAGCCTGTGGGCGAGCGTCGTGGTGGTGACGGCGCTGTTCGGCTGGGGCGCCTGGCAGCGCCGGTGGATCGCCGACGACGGGCTGATCGTGCTGCGCACGGTGCGCAACCTGCTCGCGGGCAACGGCCCGGTGTTCAACGCGGGCGAACGCGTGGAGGCCAATACCTCGACGCTGTGGACCTACCTGATCACCGCGGGCGCGTGGGTGGGCGGTTCGGTGCAGCTCGAGTACGTCGCGCTGGTGTTCGCGCTGGTGCTGTCGCTGGTCGGGGTGGTGCTGGCGATGCTCGGCACCGCCCGCCTGTACGCACCCGGCCTGCGCGGCCGTCGCGCGTTGCTGCTCCCCGCGGGTGTGCTGGTCTACATCGCGGTGCCCCCGGCCCGCGACTTCGCCACCTCCGGGCTGGAGAACGGGCTGGTCCTGGCGTACCTCGGCCTGCTGTGGTGGATGCTCGTGTGCTGGTCGCAGGGGCTGCGCAACCCGTCGGGCACCGGACGGGACGCGGTGAGCCGGCCGTTCGCCGCCGCGCTGGCGTTCGTCGCGGGGCTGAGCGTGCTGGTCCGCCCCGAACTCGCCCTCGTCGGTGTCGGCGTCCTGCTGATGATGCTGGTCGCCGCCCGCACCTGGCGGCGCCGGCTGCTGATCGTCGTCGCCGGCGGGCTCCTTCCGGTGGTCTACCAGATCTTCCGGATGGGCTACTACGCCCTCATCGTGCCCGGCACCGCGGTGGCCAAGGACGCCACCGGCGCGAAATGGCCGCAGGGGTTCACCTACCTCACCAACTTCGCGGAGCCCTATCTGCTGTGGGTGCCCGCAGTCCTGCTGGCCGTGACGGGTGTCGTCCTGCTGAGCACCCGCAGCCGGCCGTGGTGGATCCGCCACCAGCCACCGCCCGGCTACGGCCGGGTCGCCCGCCTGGTGCAGAGCCCCGCGACGGTGGTGCTGTTCATCGTGGTCAGCGGTCTGCTGCAGGGCATCTACTGGATCCGCCAGGGTGGCGACTTCATGCACGGCCGGGTGCTGCTCACCCCGCTGTTCGTCATCCTGCTGCCGGTCTCGGTGATCCCCGTCGTGCTGCCCGACGGCAGCCGGATCAGCCGGGAGACCGGGTACCTGCTGGCCGGCGCCACCAGCGTGCTGTGGCTGGCGGTGGCGGGCTGGGCGTTGTGGGCGGCCAATGCCACGGGGATGGGCCCCGACGCCACCCGGGTCACCGATACCGGCATCGTCGACGAGCGCCGCTTCTACGCGCAGGCAACCGGCCACGCCCACCCGCTGACCGCCGCCGACTACCTGGACTATCCGCGGATGCGTGCGGTGGTGACCGCCCTGGACAACACCCCCGACGGCGCCCTGCTGCTGCCGGCGGGCAATTACGACATGTGGGACGTGGTGCCGGCCTTTCCGCCTCCGCCCGACGCCGGCCCCGGGTACATCGGCCCGCACACGGTGTTCTTCACCAACCTGGGCATGCTCGGCATGAACGTGGGCCTCGACGTGCGGGTCATCGACCAGATCGGGCTGGCCAACCCGGTGGCCATGCACACCGAACGGCTCGAGGACGGCCGGATCGGCCACGACAAGAACCTGTTCCCGGACTGGGCGGTGGCCGAGGGGCCGTTCTTCAAGATCCCGCCGTATCTGCCGACCTACCTCGATCGCGACTGGATCGCGCAGGCGGAGGTGGCGCTGAAGTGCCCGGCCACCGAGGCGATGCTCACGTCGATCCGCGCTCCGATGACCCCGCGCCGGTTCCTGTCGAACGTGGTGCACGCCTACGAATTCACGCAGTACCGGATCGACCGGGTGCCCCGTTACGAGCTGATCCGGTGCGGTCTGGCCGTCCCCGAACCGTTCGAACCGGCCTACACCGGCATGCCGGCGACGGGTCCGTGA
- a CDS encoding decaprenyl-phosphate phosphoribosyltransferase, with amino-acid sequence MSEEAAPVTGPPRSLPAGIIKAIRPRQWVKNLLVLAAPLVALGDDRFTYDYRTVLIKVSIAFVAFCLAASTVYLVNDARDVEADRAHPTKRFRPIAAGVVPERLAYILAVVLGAASLLISWFVTPNLALVMAIYIAIQLAYCFGLKHQAVLDICIVSSGFLIRAIAGGVAAGVPLSQWFLLVMAFGSLFMAAGKRYAELQLAERTGAKIRKSLERYTTTYLRFVWTMSATAVVLCYGLWAFGRDDQGGTSWFVVSMIPFTIAILRYAVDVDGGMAGEPEEIALRDRVLQFLAVAWIGTVGAAVIFG; translated from the coding sequence ATGAGTGAGGAAGCGGCACCGGTCACCGGCCCGCCACGGAGCCTGCCCGCCGGGATCATCAAGGCGATCCGGCCGCGGCAGTGGGTGAAGAACCTGCTCGTGCTGGCCGCGCCGCTGGTCGCCCTCGGCGACGACCGGTTCACCTACGACTACCGCACCGTCCTGATCAAGGTGTCGATTGCGTTCGTCGCATTCTGCCTGGCGGCCTCGACGGTGTACCTGGTCAACGACGCCCGCGACGTCGAGGCCGACCGCGCCCACCCGACGAAGCGGTTCCGGCCGATCGCCGCGGGGGTGGTGCCCGAACGGCTGGCGTACATCCTCGCGGTGGTGCTGGGCGCGGCGTCGCTGCTCATCTCGTGGTTTGTCACCCCCAACCTCGCACTGGTGATGGCGATCTACATCGCGATCCAGCTGGCCTACTGCTTCGGCCTGAAACACCAAGCGGTACTGGACATCTGCATCGTCTCGTCCGGCTTCCTGATCCGGGCCATCGCGGGCGGTGTGGCCGCCGGCGTCCCGCTGTCGCAGTGGTTCCTGCTCGTCATGGCGTTCGGGTCGTTGTTCATGGCGGCCGGTAAGCGGTACGCCGAACTACAGCTGGCCGAACGGACCGGCGCCAAGATCCGCAAGTCGCTGGAGCGCTACACCACCACCTACCTGCGGTTCGTGTGGACGATGTCGGCCACGGCGGTGGTGCTCTGCTACGGGCTGTGGGCGTTCGGACGCGACGACCAGGGTGGCACCTCGTGGTTCGTCGTCTCGATGATCCCGTTCACCATCGCCATCCTGCGGTACGCCGTCGACGTCGACGGCGGTATGGCGGGGGAGCCCGAGGAGATCGCGCTGCGCGACCGGGTGCTGCAGTTCCTCGCCGTGGCGTGGATCGGGACCGTCGGTGCGGCAGTCATCTTCGGCTGA
- a CDS encoding phosphatase PAP2 family protein, which produces MADEPRGEDAALVAVQAALAGRPGVLSGARGLSHFGEHSAGWLAVAGAGALLQPRRRREWLVAGAGAFAAHAAAVVIKRVVRRKRPHHPAIAVNVGTPSRLSFPSAHATSTTAAAVLLGRVTGLPLPAVLVPPMALSRLVLGVHYPSDVLTGVAVGAVVAEAAARAADRVSRRDGH; this is translated from the coding sequence ATGGCTGACGAACCGCGCGGCGAGGATGCCGCGTTGGTGGCGGTGCAGGCGGCGCTCGCCGGCCGTCCCGGTGTGCTGTCGGGGGCGCGCGGGCTCTCGCACTTCGGTGAGCACAGCGCGGGCTGGCTGGCCGTCGCCGGAGCGGGGGCGCTGCTGCAACCCCGTCGCCGCCGCGAATGGCTGGTCGCGGGCGCCGGGGCGTTCGCCGCGCATGCCGCCGCGGTCGTGATCAAACGGGTGGTCCGCCGCAAGCGGCCGCATCACCCGGCGATCGCCGTCAACGTGGGCACGCCCAGCCGACTGAGCTTTCCCTCCGCGCACGCCACCTCGACCACCGCGGCCGCGGTGCTGCTCGGCAGGGTGACCGGATTGCCGCTGCCCGCGGTGCTGGTCCCGCCGATGGCGTTGTCGCGGTTGGTGCTCGGCGTGCACTATCCCAGTGACGTGCTGACCGGGGTCGCGGTCGGTGCGGTGGTCGCCGAGGCCGCCGCGCGGGCGGCGGACCGGGTAAGTCGCCGGGACGGACACTGA
- a CDS encoding glycosyltransferase — protein sequence MSEIPTGALAAGESRAVSLLSRVILPRPGEPLDVRKLYIEESDTNARRAHAPTRTTLEIGAESEVSFATYFNAFPASYWRRWSTLDTVVLRVELVGSARVDVYRTKATGARITVGGNEVSGTEAAPGIVEFEVDLAPFEDGGWIWFDITTDSEVAVRSAGWYANFPAPGRANIAVGIPTFNRPADCVSALAALTSDPLVDEVIGAVIVSDQGTSKAKDHPGFEAAAAALGNRLSIHNQPNLGGSGGYSRVMYEALKNTDCEQILFMDDDIRVEPDSILRALAMNRFAKHPTLVGGQMLNLQEPSHLHIMAEVVDQENFMWTAAPDAEYDHDFAKYPLSDDEERSKLLHRRIDADYNGWWMCMIPRQVAEELGQPLPLFIKWDDADYGLRAAEHGYGTVTLPGAAIWHMAWSDKDDAIDWQAYFHLRNRLVVSAMHWDGKVGGLLASSVKATLKHLLCLEYSTVAIQTKAMADFLAGPEHIFSILESALPEVRKMREQFPDAVVLPGATALPAPSGKVRRKTRIPTNKPAIALRLARGVAHQLTRENPAHHERPQLNVATQDARWFLLCKVDGVTVTTADGRGVVYRQRDRDKMFALLRASLRQHVRLARKFNRMRRVYREALPVLTSKQKWETVLLSPHEVLSSPEKR from the coding sequence ATGAGTGAGATCCCGACCGGTGCACTGGCCGCCGGCGAATCCCGCGCCGTCAGCCTGCTGTCACGCGTGATCCTGCCGCGGCCCGGCGAACCCCTCGACGTCCGCAAGCTCTATATAGAGGAATCCGACACCAACGCCCGGCGCGCACACGCCCCGACGCGCACCACCCTCGAGATCGGCGCCGAGTCCGAGGTGTCGTTCGCCACCTACTTCAACGCGTTCCCGGCCAGCTACTGGCGGCGCTGGTCGACGCTGGACACGGTGGTGCTGCGCGTCGAACTCGTGGGCAGCGCCCGCGTCGACGTGTACCGCACCAAGGCCACCGGCGCCCGCATCACCGTCGGCGGCAACGAGGTGTCGGGCACCGAAGCCGCTCCCGGCATCGTCGAATTCGAGGTCGACCTCGCGCCGTTCGAGGACGGCGGCTGGATCTGGTTCGACATCACCACCGACTCCGAGGTCGCCGTCCGCAGCGCCGGCTGGTACGCCAACTTCCCCGCACCGGGCCGCGCGAACATCGCGGTCGGGATCCCGACCTTCAACCGGCCCGCCGACTGCGTCAGCGCGCTCGCCGCGCTCACCTCCGATCCGCTGGTCGACGAGGTGATCGGTGCGGTGATCGTCTCCGATCAGGGCACCAGCAAGGCCAAGGACCATCCCGGTTTCGAGGCCGCCGCGGCCGCACTGGGCAACCGGCTGTCCATCCACAATCAGCCCAACCTCGGCGGTTCCGGCGGCTACAGCCGGGTGATGTACGAGGCGCTGAAGAACACCGACTGCGAACAGATCCTGTTCATGGACGACGACATCCGCGTCGAACCGGACTCGATCCTGCGGGCGCTGGCGATGAACCGGTTCGCCAAGCACCCCACGCTGGTCGGCGGTCAGATGCTCAACCTGCAGGAGCCGTCACACCTGCACATCATGGCCGAGGTCGTCGACCAGGAGAACTTCATGTGGACCGCGGCGCCCGACGCCGAGTACGACCACGACTTCGCCAAGTACCCGCTGTCCGACGACGAGGAGCGCAGCAAGCTGCTGCACCGCCGCATCGACGCCGACTACAACGGCTGGTGGATGTGCATGATCCCCCGGCAGGTCGCCGAGGAGCTCGGCCAGCCGCTGCCGCTGTTCATCAAGTGGGACGACGCCGACTACGGGCTGCGGGCCGCCGAGCACGGCTACGGCACCGTCACGCTGCCCGGCGCCGCGATCTGGCACATGGCGTGGAGCGACAAGGACGACGCCATCGACTGGCAGGCCTACTTCCACCTGCGCAACCGGCTGGTGGTGTCCGCCATGCACTGGGACGGCAAGGTCGGCGGGCTACTCGCCTCGTCGGTCAAGGCGACGCTGAAACACCTTCTGTGCCTTGAGTATTCGACGGTCGCCATCCAGACCAAGGCGATGGCCGACTTCCTCGCGGGCCCTGAGCACATCTTCTCCATCCTGGAGTCCGCGCTGCCCGAGGTGCGCAAGATGCGTGAGCAGTTCCCGGACGCCGTCGTACTGCCCGGTGCGACCGCGCTGCCGGCGCCGTCGGGCAAGGTGCGGCGCAAGACCCGCATCCCCACCAACAAGCCCGCCATCGCGCTGCGACTGGCCCGCGGGGTGGCCCATCAACTCACCCGGGAGAACCCGGCGCACCACGAACGGCCCCAGCTCAACGTCGCCACCCAGGACGCCCGCTGGTTCCTGCTGTGCAAGGTCGACGGTGTCACGGTGACCACCGCCGACGGCCGCGGCGTGGTGTACCGGCAGCGCGACCGCGACAAGATGTTCGCGCTGCTGCGGGCGTCGTTGCGCCAGCATGTGCGGCTGGCCCGCAAGTTCAACCGGATGCGGCGCGTGTACCGCGAGGCGCTTCCGGTGCTGACGAGCAAGCAGAAGTGGGAGACGGTGCTGCTCTCCCCCCACGAAGTGCTGTCCTCCCCAGAAAAGCGATGA